In a single window of the Campylobacter fetus subsp. testudinum 03-427 genome:
- the cas1 gene encoding CRISPR/Cas system-associated endonuclease Cas1, type I-B/HMARI (Pfam match to PF01867.12 Cas_Cas1) produces MPKLHTRYIFSMGELSRKDNSLAFKNEKGTTYIPIVGIREIYCMNEVSMNSKLFDFLAKNGITIHFFNYYGNYSGSFYPKKHLISGRIITSQVEALATRNIIAKSIVKGIALNMHEVLYHYYRHGKTELKPLLDYLKLKVPNMLINANTIPQIMFIEGQIWSKFYDSFELFLDESFSLAKRVKRPPDNPMNAMISFGNSLLYTKTISAIYQTHLEQSISYLHESSDARFSLSLDLSEVFKPIIVFKTVFELINLKKINIKKHFEKKVEFCLLNEAGRKIFVESFEERLNESFLHSKLGRKVSYKTALKLEGYKLIKFICEAREFIPFSLKDKR; encoded by the coding sequence ATGCCAAAACTTCATACTAGATATATTTTTTCTATGGGCGAGCTGAGTCGCAAAGACAACTCTTTGGCTTTTAAAAATGAAAAAGGTACAACATACATTCCTATAGTTGGTATAAGAGAAATTTATTGTATGAATGAAGTGAGTATGAACTCAAAATTGTTCGATTTTCTTGCCAAAAATGGAATTACGATTCATTTTTTCAATTATTATGGAAACTATAGTGGTAGTTTTTATCCTAAAAAACATCTTATAAGTGGTCGCATAATTACATCACAAGTAGAGGCTCTTGCGACTAGAAATATCATAGCAAAAAGCATAGTAAAGGGCATTGCGTTAAATATGCATGAGGTTTTATATCACTATTACAGGCATGGAAAAACAGAGCTTAAGCCTCTTTTGGATTATCTTAAACTCAAAGTTCCAAATATGCTGATAAATGCAAATACAATTCCGCAAATTATGTTTATCGAAGGGCAAATTTGGAGCAAATTTTATGATAGTTTTGAACTATTTTTAGATGAGAGTTTCAGCTTAGCAAAGCGTGTTAAACGTCCGCCAGATAATCCTATGAACGCTATGATAAGTTTTGGAAATTCGCTTCTTTATACAAAAACTATAAGTGCAATTTATCAAACTCATCTTGAACAAAGTATTAGTTATCTGCATGAAAGTAGCGATGCTAGATTTAGTCTTAGTTTGGATCTAAGTGAAGTTTTTAAGCCTATTATCGTATTTAAAACAGTATTTGAACTTATAAATTTAAAAAAGATAAATATCAAAAAACATTTTGAAAAAAAGGTGGAATTTTGTCTGTTAAATGAAGCGGGACGGAAAATTTTTGTAGAGAGTTTTGAAGAGAGACTAAATGAATCGTTTTTGCATTCTAAGCTAGGTAGAAAAGTTTCTTATAAAACAGCTTTGAAATTAGAAGGATATAAGCTTATTAAATTTATATGCGAGGCACGCGAATTTATACCATTTAGTTTAAAAGATAAGCGATGA
- the cas2 gene encoding CRISPR/Cas system-associated endoribonuclease Cas2, type I-B/HMARI (Pfam match to PF09827.5 CRISPR_Cas2), producing the protein MTNYNYAYVFYDISDKESEAGKRRVAKVFKLCKKYFLHHQKSVFKGEITPSNFIKFKSAVEKLIDKNIDVITILRLIRKDDIDEMTLGGLDFVKNEMFL; encoded by the coding sequence ATGACAAATTACAATTATGCTTACGTTTTTTACGATATTAGCGATAAAGAGAGTGAAGCTGGCAAACGACGTGTAGCAAAAGTTTTTAAGCTGTGCAAGAAGTATTTTTTGCATCATCAAAAGTCTGTTTTTAAAGGAGAGATAACTCCTTCAAATTTTATTAAATTTAAATCCGCAGTAGAAAAGCTGATTGATAAAAATATCGATGTTATCACCATTTTAAGGCTAATAAGAAAAGATGATATAGATGAGATGACTTTAGGCGGTCTAGATTTTGTTAAAAATGAAATGTTTTTATAA